One window from the genome of Eucalyptus grandis isolate ANBG69807.140 chromosome 7, ASM1654582v1, whole genome shotgun sequence encodes:
- the LOC104428210 gene encoding LOW QUALITY PROTEIN: probable LRR receptor-like serine/threonine-protein kinase At3g47570 (The sequence of the model RefSeq protein was modified relative to this genomic sequence to represent the inferred CDS: inserted 1 base in 1 codon), protein MDLPNIDKVLSRSFSCLATIILLLGSALTLVEAGGNETDWLALLEFKAQITDPDEVLSSWNDSSHFCEWYGVTCGRRHQRVSVLDLCSKNLIGVLPPHIGFNLLKGNLPTELGSLSKLQDNFFEGPLPSIMSSMRGLQVLNVSNNQLSGQIPKFLESLNLTNLSLSYNDFEGALPTGGVFRSAISTSVIGNKKLCGGLPDFQLPKCYYKESKQSRISGIAKILISIVSTLVGVACILSLLYFFWFRHNKNASTSSSFEDRLLHVSYHNLLKATGGFSSTNLLGVGSFGSVYKGLLDQTQLVVAIKILNLTCDGASKSFIAECEVLRRIRHRNLVKVLTACSGFDFNGNDFKALIYEFMSNESLDEWLHPTASQYTKRNKLSLLERVNIAIDVACALDYLHHHYEMPIVHCDLKPSNVLLDDEMNGHVGDFGLAKFXSEATHKLLADQSSSVGVKGSFGYVAPGNEAYLGSFSLFLSTHNRI, encoded by the exons ATGGACCTTCCCAATATAGATAAGGTTTTGTCCAGGTCATTTTCATGCTTGGCTACCATCATTCTTCTGTTAGGGAGTGCCCTAACTTTAGTAGAAGCTGGAGGGAACGAGACTGATTGGTTGGCTTTGTTGGAATTTAAGGCCCAAATAACTGATCCCGACGAGGTTTTGAGCTCGTGGAATGATTCTAGCCACTTCTGCGAGTGGTATGGTGTCACATGCGGTCGTAGACACCAAAGAGTCTCGGTGTTGGACCTCTGCTCCAAGAACTTGATCGGGGTCTTGCCACCTCATATTG GCTTCAACTTGCTCAAAGGAAATTTGCCGACAGAACTGGGCTCATTGTCCAAGCTCCAA GATAACTTCTTTGAAGGGCCCCTACCATCCATTATGAGTTCCATGAGAGGCCTTCAGGTTTTGAATGTTTCCAACAATCAATTGTCCGGCCAAATCCCGAAATTTCTGGAGTCACTAAATCTGACGAATTTGAGTCTATCTTACAACGATTTCGAGGGTGCATTGCCTACAGGAGGAGTTTTCAGAAGTGCTATTTCAACTTCGGTCATTGGAAACAAGAAGCTTTGCGGGGGTCTCCCGGATTTTCAACTACCCAAATGCTACTACAAAGAGTCAAAACAGTCGAGAATAAGCGGAATTGCAAAAATTCTTATATCTATAGTCTCTACTCTTGTTGGAGTAGCCTGCATACTGTCTTTGTTATACTTCTTCTGGTTTAGACACAATAAGaatgcatcaacttcaagctcttTTGAAGATCGGCTTTTACATGTTTCTTATCACAATCTACTAAAAGCGACAGGTGGATTCTCCTCCACCAATCTACTTGGTGTGGGCAGTTTTGGGTCCGTGTACAAAGGGCTGCTTGATCAAACTCAGTTGGTTGTGGCCATCAAGATTCTCAACCTTACATGTGATGGAGCTTCCAAGAGCTTCATAGCCGAGTGTGAGGTCTTGAGAAGAATCCGACACCGTAATCTCGTGAAGGTACTCACGGCATGTTCTGGGTTTGATTTTAATGGAAATGATTTCAAGGCACTTATCTACGAATTCATGTCAAACGAAAGCTTGGATGAGTGGCTGCACCCAACTGCATCACAATATACGAAGAGAAACAAGTTGAGTCTACTTGAGAGAGTGAATATTGCAATCGATGTTGCGTGTGCACTAGATTATCTCCATCATCACTATGAAATGCCAATAGttcattgtgatctaaagccaAGTAATGTCCTTCTTGACGATGAAATGAATGGACATGTAGGCGATTTTGGGCTTGCCAAGT CTTCCGAAGCAACACATAAGTTGCTTGCAGATCAATCGAGTTCTGTCGGAGTAAAGGGATCTTTTGGCTACGTAGCTCCAGGTAATGAAGCATACCTTGGGTCATTCAGTTTGTTTCTTTCAACACATAATCGTATAtag